One Camelina sativa cultivar DH55 chromosome 3, Cs, whole genome shotgun sequence genomic window carries:
- the LOC104768824 gene encoding serine/threonine-protein phosphatase PP2A-2 catalytic subunit-like gives MPSNGDLDRQIEQLMECKPLSEADVRTLCDQARAILVEEYNVQPVKCPVTVCGDIHGQFYDLIELFRIGGNAPDTNYLFMGDYVDRGYYSVETVSLLVALKVRYRDRLTILRGNHESRQITQVYGFYDECLRKYGNANVWKYFTDLFDYLPLTALIESQVFCLHGGLSPSLDTLDNIRSLDRIQEVPHEGPMCDLLWSDPDDRCGWGISPRGAGYTFGQDIAAQFNHNNGLSLISRAHQLVMEGFNWCQDKNVVTVFSAPNYCYRCGNMAAILEIGENMEQNFLQFDPASRQVEPDTTRKTPDYFL, from the exons ATGCCGTCGAACGGAGATCTGGACCGTCAGATCGAGCAGCTGATGGAGTGTAAACCTTTATCGGAGGCGGATGTAAGGACGCTGTGCGATCAAGCGAGAGCGATCCTTGTTGAGGAATACAATGTTCAGCCTGTGAAGTGTCCTGTTACCGTTTGCGGCGATATTCACGGCCAGTTTTATGACCTTATTGAGCTCTTTCGTATCGGTGGTAACGCTCCTGATACTAATTACCTCTTCATGGGTGACTATGTAG ACCGTGGTTACTATTCAGTAGAGACAGTTTCTCTATTGGTGGCATTGAAAGTACGCTACAGGGATAGACTCACAATCTTGCGAGGGAATCACGAGAGTCGTCAGATTACCCAAGT CTATGGTTTTTATGACGAATGCTTGAGGAAGTACGGGAATGCTAATGTCTGGAAGTATTTTACTGACCTTTTTGATTATCTTCCTCTTACAGCCCTCATAGAGTCTCAG GTTTTCTGTTTGCATGGAGGGCTTTCACCGTCTCTAGATACCCTTGATAATATCCGAAGCTTGGATCGGATACAAGAG GTTCCACATGAAGGACCAATGTGTGATTTACTATGGTCTGATCCCGATGATCGCTGTGGATGGGGAATATCTCCAAGAGGTGCTGGTTATACATTTGGACAGGACATCGCAGCTCAGTTTAATCACAACAATGGACTCAGTCTCATATCAAGAGCGCATCAACTTGTCATGGAAGGTTTCAACTGGTGTCAG GATAAGAATGTGGTGACTGTGTTTAGTGCACCAAACTATTGCTATCGGTGTGGAAACATGGCAGCGATCTTAGAGATAGGAGAGAACATGGAGCAGAACTTCCTCCAGTTCGATCCAGCTTCTCGACAAGTCGAACCCGATACTACCCGTAAGACCCCTgattattttttgtga